From Pseudomonas putida, one genomic window encodes:
- the putA gene encoding trifunctional transcriptional regulator/proline dehydrogenase/L-glutamate gamma-semialdehyde dehydrogenase — protein sequence MATTTLGVKLDDPTRERLKAAAQSIDRTPHWLIKQAIFNYLEKLEGGATLTELNGQANNPADDAGEVQPDHAHQCFLEFAESILPQSVLRSAITAAYRRPEQEVVPMLLEQARLSAPLAEATNKMAAGIAEKLRNQKSAGGRAGIVQGLLQEFSLSSQEGVALMCLAEALLRIPDKGTRDALIRDKISSGNWHPHLGNSPSLFVNAATWGLLLTGKLVSTHNEAGLTTSLTRIIGKSGEPMIRKGVDMAMRLMGEQFVTGETIAEALANASRFESKGFRYSYDMLGEAALTEHDAQKYLASYEQAIHSIGKASHGRGIYEGPGISIKLSALHPRYSRAQYERVMEELYPRLLSLTLLAKQYDIGLNIDAEEADRLELSLDLLERLCFEPSLAGWNGIGFVIQAYQKRCPYVIDYVIDLAKRSRHRLMIRLVKGAYWDSEIKRAQVEGLEGYPVYTRKVYTDVSYVACARKLLSVPEAIYPQFATHNAHTLSAIYHIAGQNYYPGQYEFQCLHGMGEPLYEQVVGKVSEGKLNRPCRVYAPVGTHETLLAYLVRRLLENGANTSFVNRIADHSISIQELVADPVASIERMATQEGSIGLPHPRIPLPRDLYGSERANSAGIDMANEHRLASLSCAMLATAHNDWKATPLLACAASEGAATAVLNPADHRDVVGHVQEATVADVDNAIQCALNAAPIWQATPPAERAAILERTADLMEAEIQPLMGLLIREAGKTFANAIAEVREAVDFLRYYAVQARNDFSNDAHRPLGPVVCISPWNFPLAIFTGQVAAALAAGNPVLAKPAEQTPLIAAQAVRLLLEAGIPEGVLQLLPGRGETVGAGLVGDERVKGVMFTGSTEVARLLQRNVAGRLDNQGRPIPLIAETGGQNAMIVDSSALTEQVVIDVVSSAFDSAGQRCSALRVLCLQEDSADRVIEMLKGAMAESRLGNPDRLAVDIGPVIDAEAKAGIEKHIQGMREKGRPVYQVAIAEAAETKRGTFVMPTLIELESFDELKREIFGPVLHVVRYNRRNLDQLIEQINNSGYGLTLGVHTRIDETIAKVVENANAGNMYVNRNIVGAVVGVQPFGGEGLSGTGPKAGGPLYLYRLLSTRPTDAIGRHFQQQDGEGKPDRTLHEQLIKPLHSLKAWAQNNQQAELATLCDQFASQSQSGIARLLPGPTGERNTYTILPREHVLCLADNEADLLAQFAAVLAVGSSAVWVDGEPGKALRGRLPKELQAKVKLVADWNKDEVAFDAVIHHGDSDQLRGVCQQVAKRAGAIVGVHGLSSGDHQIALERLVIERAVSVNTAAAGGNASLMTIG from the coding sequence ATGGCGACGACCACCCTTGGGGTCAAACTCGATGACCCTACCCGTGAACGACTCAAGGCAGCCGCGCAGTCCATCGACCGCACGCCGCACTGGTTGATCAAGCAAGCGATCTTCAACTACCTGGAGAAGCTCGAGGGTGGCGCCACCCTGACCGAACTCAACGGTCAGGCCAACAACCCGGCCGATGATGCCGGTGAAGTACAGCCCGACCACGCGCACCAGTGTTTCCTGGAGTTCGCTGAGAGCATCCTGCCACAGTCGGTGCTGCGCTCGGCCATTACAGCCGCCTACCGCCGCCCCGAGCAGGAAGTGGTGCCGATGTTGCTGGAACAGGCGCGCCTGAGCGCGCCACTGGCCGAGGCGACCAACAAGATGGCCGCCGGCATCGCCGAGAAGCTGCGCAACCAGAAGAGCGCTGGCGGCCGCGCCGGTATCGTCCAGGGCCTGCTGCAGGAATTCTCCCTGTCGTCCCAGGAAGGCGTGGCGCTGATGTGCCTGGCCGAAGCCCTGCTGCGCATCCCCGACAAAGGCACCCGTGACGCGCTGATCCGCGACAAGATCAGCAGTGGCAACTGGCATCCGCACCTGGGCAACAGCCCGTCGCTGTTCGTCAACGCGGCCACCTGGGGCTTGCTGCTCACCGGCAAGCTGGTCTCCACCCACAACGAAGCCGGCCTCACTACCTCGCTCACCCGCATCATCGGCAAGAGCGGCGAACCGATGATCCGCAAGGGCGTCGACATGGCCATGCGCCTGATGGGCGAACAGTTCGTCACCGGCGAGACCATCGCCGAGGCGCTGGCCAACGCCAGCCGCTTCGAATCCAAAGGCTTCCGCTACTCCTACGACATGCTCGGCGAAGCCGCGCTGACCGAGCACGACGCGCAGAAATACCTGGCGTCCTACGAGCAGGCGATCCACTCGATCGGCAAGGCCTCCCACGGCCGTGGCATCTATGAAGGCCCTGGCATCTCGATCAAGCTCTCGGCACTGCACCCACGCTACAGCCGCGCTCAATACGAGCGGGTGATGGAAGAGTTGTACCCGCGCCTGCTGTCGCTGACCCTGCTGGCCAAGCAGTATGACATCGGCCTGAACATCGACGCTGAAGAGGCCGACCGCCTGGAGCTGTCGCTCGACCTGCTCGAGCGCCTGTGCTTCGAGCCATCGCTGGCCGGCTGGAACGGCATCGGCTTCGTCATCCAGGCCTATCAGAAGCGCTGCCCGTATGTGATCGACTATGTCATCGATCTGGCCAAACGCAGCCGCCACCGTCTGATGATCCGCCTGGTGAAGGGCGCCTACTGGGACAGCGAAATCAAGCGCGCCCAGGTCGAGGGCCTGGAAGGCTATCCGGTCTACACCCGCAAGGTGTACACCGACGTTTCCTACGTCGCTTGCGCCCGCAAGCTGCTGTCAGTACCGGAAGCCATCTACCCGCAGTTCGCCACCCACAACGCCCATACCTTGTCGGCCATCTACCACATCGCCGGCCAGAACTATTACCCGGGGCAGTACGAGTTCCAATGCCTGCACGGCATGGGCGAACCGCTGTACGAGCAGGTTGTCGGTAAAGTCTCGGAAGGCAAGCTGAACCGTCCGTGCCGCGTTTACGCGCCGGTCGGCACCCACGAAACCCTGCTCGCCTACCTGGTGCGCCGCCTGCTGGAAAACGGCGCGAACACCTCGTTTGTCAACCGCATTGCCGACCACTCGATCTCCATCCAGGAACTGGTCGCCGACCCGGTCGCCAGCATCGAGCGCATGGCCACCCAGGAAGGCAGCATCGGCCTGCCGCACCCGCGCATCCCGTTGCCACGTGACCTTTATGGCAGTGAGCGGGCCAACTCGGCCGGTATCGACATGGCCAACGAACACCGCCTGGCATCGCTGTCCTGCGCCATGCTGGCCACGGCGCACAATGACTGGAAAGCCACCCCATTGCTCGCCTGCGCCGCCAGCGAAGGCGCTGCCACCGCGGTACTGAACCCGGCGGACCATCGCGATGTGGTCGGCCACGTGCAGGAAGCCACCGTTGCCGACGTCGACAACGCCATCCAGTGCGCGCTCAATGCGGCACCGATCTGGCAGGCCACGCCGCCCGCCGAGCGTGCAGCGATTCTGGAGCGCACCGCTGACCTGATGGAAGCCGAGATCCAGCCGCTGATGGGCCTGCTCATCCGCGAGGCCGGCAAGACCTTCGCCAACGCCATCGCCGAAGTGCGCGAGGCCGTCGACTTCCTGCGCTACTACGCCGTGCAGGCGCGCAACGATTTCAGCAACGACGCCCACCGCCCGCTGGGCCCGGTGGTGTGCATCAGCCCATGGAACTTCCCGCTGGCCATCTTCACCGGCCAGGTCGCCGCAGCCTTGGCTGCCGGTAACCCAGTGCTGGCAAAACCAGCGGAGCAGACGCCACTGATCGCGGCCCAGGCGGTGCGCCTGCTGCTCGAAGCCGGCATTCCGGAAGGCGTGCTGCAACTGCTGCCAGGGCGCGGCGAAACCGTGGGTGCCGGCCTGGTCGGCGACGAACGCGTCAAGGGCGTGATGTTCACCGGGTCCACCGAAGTGGCGCGCCTGCTGCAGCGCAACGTGGCCGGCCGCCTGGACAACCAGGGCCGCCCGATCCCGCTGATCGCCGAAACCGGTGGCCAGAACGCGATGATCGTCGACTCCTCGGCATTGACCGAGCAAGTGGTGATCGACGTGGTTTCCTCGGCCTTCGACAGTGCCGGCCAGCGCTGCTCGGCCCTGCGCGTGCTGTGCCTGCAGGAAGACTCGGCTGACCGCGTGATCGAGATGCTCAAAGGTGCCATGGCCGAAAGCCGCCTGGGCAACCCGGACCGCCTGGCGGTAGACATTGGCCCGGTGATCGATGCCGAAGCCAAGGCCGGTATCGAGAAGCACATCCAGGGCATGCGTGAAAAAGGCCGCCCGGTTTATCAGGTGGCGATCGCAGAGGCTGCTGAAACCAAGCGTGGCACCTTCGTGATGCCGACCCTGATCGAGCTGGAGAGCTTCGATGAGCTCAAGCGCGAGATCTTCGGCCCAGTACTGCACGTGGTGCGTTACAACCGCCGCAACCTCGACCAGTTGATCGAGCAGATCAACAACTCCGGCTACGGCCTGACCCTCGGCGTGCATACCCGCATCGACGAGACCATCGCCAAGGTGGTGGAGAACGCCAACGCCGGCAACATGTACGTCAACCGCAACATCGTGGGTGCGGTGGTGGGCGTGCAGCCGTTCGGTGGTGAAGGCCTGTCCGGTACCGGCCCGAAAGCGGGTGGCCCTCTGTACCTGTACCGCCTGCTGTCGACCCGCCCGACCGACGCCATCGGCCGGCACTTCCAGCAACAGGACGGCGAAGGCAAACCGGACCGCACCCTGCACGAACAGCTGATCAAGCCGCTGCACAGCCTCAAAGCCTGGGCCCAGAATAACCAGCAAGCGGAGCTGGCCACGCTGTGCGACCAGTTCGCCAGCCAGTCGCAGAGCGGCATCGCCCGCCTGCTGCCAGGCCCGACCGGCGAGCGCAACACCTACACCATCCTGCCGCGAGAGCACGTGCTGTGCCTGGCAGACAACGAAGCCGACCTGCTGGCACAGTTCGCTGCAGTCCTGGCGGTGGGTAGCTCGGCAGTCTGGGTGGATGGCGAGCCAGGCAAAGCCCTGCGCGGTCGCCTGCCAAAAGAGCTGCAGGCCAAGGTCAAGCTGGTGGCGGACTGGAACAAGGATGAGGTGGCGTTCGACGCGGTGATCCATCACGGCGACTCCGACCAACTGCGTGGCGTGTGCCAGCAAGTGGCCAAGCGCGCCGGTGCGATCGTCGGCGTGCACGGCTTGTCCAGCGGCGACCATCAGATTGCCCTGGAGCGGCTGGTGATCGAGCGGGCGGTGAGTGTGAATACCGCTGCAGCGGGGGGTAATGCCAGCTTGATGACCATTGGTTGA
- the putP gene encoding sodium/proline symporter PutP — protein sequence MGNPLTITFVIYIAVMVLIGFAAYRSTNNLSDYILGGRSLGSVVTALSAGASDMSGWLLMGLPGAIYFSGLSEAWIAIGLTVGAYLNWLFVAGRLRVQTEHNGDALTLPDYFSSRFEDSSGLLRIISAIVILVFFTIYCASGIVAGARLFESTFGMSYETALWAGAAATIAYTFIGGFLAVSWTDTVQASLMIFALILTPIIVLISTGGFDTTFLAIEAQNPANFDMLKGATFIGIISLMGWGLGYFGQPHILARFMAADSVKSIAKARRISMTWMILCLAGTCAVGFFGIAYFSANPDLAGPVTENHERVFIELAKILFNPWVAGVLLSAILAAVMSTLSCQLLVCSSALTEDFYKAFLRKNASQRELVWVGRLMVLAVALIAIAMAANPENRVLGLVAYAWAGFGAAFGPVVLISVLWKGMTRNGALAGIVVGALTVILWKQFDTIGLYEIIPGFLFASIAIVVVSKLGSPTNSMVSRFETADAAYHAEK from the coding sequence ATGGGCAATCCACTAACGATCACTTTCGTGATCTATATCGCGGTAATGGTACTGATCGGCTTCGCCGCCTATCGCTCCACCAACAACCTTTCCGACTACATTCTGGGCGGTCGCAGCCTGGGTAGCGTGGTCACCGCGCTTTCCGCTGGTGCTTCCGACATGAGCGGCTGGCTGCTGATGGGCCTGCCGGGCGCCATCTACTTCTCAGGCCTGTCCGAGGCCTGGATCGCCATCGGCCTGACCGTCGGTGCCTACCTCAACTGGTTGTTCGTCGCTGGCCGTCTGCGGGTGCAGACCGAGCACAACGGTGATGCGCTGACCCTGCCGGACTACTTCTCCAGCCGCTTCGAAGACAGCAGTGGCCTGCTGCGGATCATCTCCGCCATCGTCATCCTGGTGTTCTTCACCATCTATTGCGCCTCCGGTATCGTCGCTGGCGCCCGCCTGTTCGAAAGCACTTTCGGCATGTCCTACGAGACTGCGCTGTGGGCCGGCGCTGCGGCGACCATCGCCTACACCTTCATCGGTGGCTTCCTGGCGGTCAGCTGGACTGACACCGTGCAGGCTTCGCTGATGATCTTCGCGCTGATCCTGACCCCGATCATCGTGCTGATCTCCACGGGCGGATTCGACACGACCTTCCTGGCAATCGAAGCGCAGAACCCGGCGAACTTCGACATGCTCAAGGGTGCGACCTTCATCGGCATCATTTCGCTGATGGGCTGGGGCCTGGGCTACTTCGGTCAGCCGCATATCCTGGCGCGCTTCATGGCTGCCGATTCGGTGAAATCCATCGCCAAGGCGCGCCGCATCTCCATGACCTGGATGATCCTGTGCCTGGCCGGTACCTGCGCCGTGGGCTTCTTCGGTATCGCCTATTTCTCGGCCAACCCTGACCTGGCCGGCCCGGTCACCGAGAACCACGAGCGTGTGTTCATCGAGCTGGCGAAGATCCTGTTCAATCCATGGGTGGCCGGTGTGCTGCTGTCGGCCATCCTGGCTGCGGTCATGAGCACCTTGAGCTGCCAGTTGCTGGTGTGCTCCAGTGCTTTGACCGAGGACTTCTACAAAGCCTTCCTGCGCAAGAACGCCTCGCAGCGTGAGCTGGTCTGGGTGGGGCGCCTGATGGTGCTGGCCGTGGCGCTGATCGCCATCGCCATGGCTGCCAACCCGGAAAACCGCGTGCTGGGTCTGGTGGCCTATGCCTGGGCCGGCTTCGGTGCCGCCTTCGGTCCGGTCGTGCTGATCTCGGTACTGTGGAAAGGCATGACCCGTAACGGTGCGCTGGCCGGTATCGTGGTCGGTGCGCTGACCGTGATCCTGTGGAAGCAGTTCGACACTATCGGGTTGTACGAAATCATCCCAGGCTTCCTGTTCGCCAGCATCGCCATCGTCGTGGTGAGCAAGCTCGGCAGCCCGACGAACAGCATGGTTTCGCGCTTTGAAACCGCTGATGCTGCGTATCACGCTGAAAAGTAA